One Dioscorea cayenensis subsp. rotundata cultivar TDr96_F1 chromosome 19, TDr96_F1_v2_PseudoChromosome.rev07_lg8_w22 25.fasta, whole genome shotgun sequence genomic window, ttctttttttttttagaaaaagtggataaaccacatacattaataaaaaagtgCCAACAATCGGCCCACCAgaagtgggaaaaaaaaaacacagaacaTAGTAAAAAAAGacgcaaaaagaaaacacaaaccACTAGGGGGACAGACCCCCTCTAGGGCAAAAAAAAGCATCAGAACACTATCCCTCACTCTGAGAAGGAACCAGATCTGACTGAGCCCCCTGCTCCAAGTCATGTGAGAAAAGGAAATCAAGGCTTCTTCTAAGCTTGCCACTTGGCTCCTCCAATTTAGCTTTCTTTGAGTCAGGAGCTGCATTGATCCACATAAGCAccaaatgaataattttaatgatgatAGAAGTAGCAGAAGAACAAGCACAATCAAAAATGGGCGCATttctttccaaccaaatattccaaGTTACAGCTCGAAGGAGCAAATCCCAACAGGAAATAAGAGATTTATTAAATTGGGAGCGCCAATTCCCCCACATGTCTAACAGGGAATTAGGCCTGCGATGATCTCCAAATAATTGGCAGAAAAAACCCCAGATTTGAGAAGCCATCGAACACTGGGTGAGAAGATGATCTGCAGATTCCACCTCTGCATGACACATCACACAGGTGATATCATGAAGGACATTACACCGCCGATCAGCAAGGTTTTGcagagtaagaattttgttatcccagGTCAACCAATTAAAGAGGTTAACTTTTCTAGTACAGCCACCTTTGAGAATGGAGGGAGTCCGCCTACAGTGGAGCCCTCCATCATTCAAGAATTGATAAAAGGATTTGACAGAGAACATCCCATTAGAGGAGAGTTTCCAATGTCGACCATCCTTGATCGTGCTATTCTGAAGACGAAAAGTAGTAATCAAACTACCCTCCCGAGGGAAATCCCCAAAAGGGAAAGCTAACTCCATGTTGAGCAAGTCCCTGACCGTACCCTCCTTGTCCCTAGAAGACTCAAAAAGATGAGGCCAAATATCTGCAGGGGCACGTCCCTCCACCCAATTATCAAGCCAGAAGAGCGTGGAAGAGCCCCCCTTAACTGAAGAGCTAATATTTTTCCGAAAAGCTGGTAAGACCTTGAGAATACCATTCCAAAAGACCGATCTTCTACCATACTGCTTATGGTAAAGATTCCAGGTTGGCCTACTACCAAAGTAATTTTCTCGAAAAATCTCACCCCCACACCAGCGACCACCCAAGAtgatcttccaccaccacttaccAAGAAGAGCATTATTAAACACTTCCAAGTTGAGGATATTCCAACCCCCTTGCTCTCTGGATCTGCACAATCTCGCCCAGCTAACTAAGCGAATTTTGGGATGATGCAGGTCCGGACCAGACCAGAGGAAATCTCTCATGATTTTGTCAATGCTCTTAATCACCCAGCGAGGCAACTTGAACAAGGACATCCAATAGGTGGGAATAGCAGTAAGAACAGAGTTCAACAACGCTAATCTTCCCCCTAAGGAAAGTAATTTAGATTTCCAAAGTGCTAGTCTGGATCTAACCTTATCGATTAGGATATCCCAGTATTGCTTCCGTGGCCGCCCTCCAGAAATAGGTATCCCAAGATATGTCAACGGGAGAACGCCAACTGAGCAATGTAGCGTCTTAGCTAGCTAAAAAGGCTTGAGGctccatatttttttgtgaagaatAAAGACATGTCTTCTCAGAATTAATAGCTAGACCCGAAAGCCCCTCAAAAGAATAGAGAATCAACTTAATAATCCTAAGATCTTCCACCCCTCCAGTAGACATAACCAGGAGATCATCTGCATATTGTAGATGGCACATTTTGATACCAGAGTCCCCAATTGGGATCCCATGGATAAGCAAAATGTCATCTAAAtgttaaagtttaaatttatatgtttagtAAGAACAAAAACattctattgaaaaaaattcaatatcacATGTCCTACGCAAGGTGAGGGCGCGTGGCTCGGCGTTGAGCCttgctccccacacgtgcaTATCCCTGTGTTCAggtgcttgtcgcctttctcaaaaaatatatatatatatatatcaataaatcaTGAGGTTCTTGATGATGGTGAATTGAACTGGTTTGGTttgtcattatttattatttattaaatttattttcttttaattctcatatttaaaaattaaaaaaatcttttttagtTTAGATcccaaaattttataaatttttattttttttaaataaatcataaattaaaaaatggtaCAAAATTAACTAGCAAACAGAGCAcaaataaaagtacataaaaacaTTGAAACAAATAGAGAGCAATTCATTAACAAGTGGAGCAAGCatgagaaaaacaacaaaaaaacaacctACATAGGACTAAACAAAAACTGACTCAAATTAAAGtgcatttaattataatataattggCAAAAGCATTCACTCAATTCAATCATAAAATAACTCATGGGTCAAAACTTTCTCATTAGCGGCCGTGGGAAAAaaacattcacaaaacaaacgtacgataatataaaacaaaaataatttaaaaataaaaaataaaaataatctaaaacaaGTTGATACAATTCTTGAAAATATAACCATTAAATTTCTGTCATAAGTAACCGATTATATGATCAttctaattttcatttatagtaaaaaattgTAAACAGCTACTATACCTCTacatctaataaaaaatatatttaaaattcatgATATTTTAGTTGGAAAACAAACAGTTTGTGATACCATCTGCTTGAAAACAGTATCATACCAATTATGAAAGATTCCAATCACAGCCAATGTATTTTTCTAGTGAAAATGATGTGGTTATATTAAATGCTCCACAAATCAAGTGTAGGGTCAAGTACAAATTGCTCTTCACCCTCTTCCAAACACTCCCTCTTTGACTTCAAACACGTGCGAAAGATAAGTCCAACCAAACTGGTTTTCCTCCATAGAAAAGTCCAAGCAAAATTAATGAGCTAGCTAGTAGCTTAGTAGCACACAAGTCAAACATTGTGGCTTAGATATATTGCCACCATTCATTTGCATTGgtacaaaattatatatctttCTAACATCTAAGaattaaaacataagaaaacaaagacaCTAATTAACTAGTTAATTCCATTTCATGACCATCCTTTTTCACAGGCTTAGGAGTACTCCACCATGCATGGCTGAACACCTCCTCCATCTCCTCCAATGACCTCCCTCTAGTCTCAggacagaagaagaagaagaagaaccaagCTAAGACGGCAATCCCTGAAAACATAAAGAAGCTCCCACCAATAGTAATGGCCTTATACAGTGACATAAAAGTCATTGATGTAGTCCCATTCATCACTCTATTGACAGCAACCCCTAAACTTGCTCCTTGTGCCCTTAACCTCATAGGAAATATCTCAGAACTATACACCCAAGTAATGGGTCCTAGACCTATAGAATAGAATGCCACAAATGTGATCAAACATGCAATACACAAAGCTAAAGCCCATATTAACTTCTCTTCTGAATGTTCAACCATTGTGAgcccaaaccctaatccagatAAGGACACTATCATACCTCCAACACTTGTTAACAGGAGTGGTCTCCTTCCAACTTTATCTATCAAAAATGTAGCCACAAAGATGAACAAAGTCTTTGTCACCCCTACTCCTATTGTGGCTATCAACAGCTTGTTCTTGCTTTGTATCCCTGCCATTTTGAATATCCTAGGACTGTATAGAACAACTGGCTCGATACCGGTCGCATGctcgaagaaatgaataccgatGCCGGCGATTAGTATCCGTCTAACCGGAGGTGGAGGCCGTAGAAGCAACTCCTTCCAAACTCCTTCACCAGTTGGCCTTTTCGGTAATTCAGATTCATGGTCAATCCCTGCTGCAGTCTTTATCTCTTGAAACCTTAGCTCAGCTTCATCTTCACTATTTGATACTTTGAGCATCACTTCTTGGGCTTCTTTTAACCGGCCTTGCATGACCAACCACCTCGGAGACTCCGGCATAGCCAGGATGCCTACGGCTAGCATCAAAGATGGTACTGCTCCAATGCCAAGCATTGTTCTCCATCCATACATCAATGGAAGCTTAGCAAAcaaataatttgatatataacCAAGAAGAATACCAAGACTAATGCAAATCTCTGGCATTGAGGTAAGGAAACCCCGGAAAGACGGCGATGAGATCTCCGCTGAGTATACTGGAGCAATCATCAGAGCATATCCAACACCTACTCCGGCGACACACCGTCCGGTGATTAGAATTGCATAAGATGGTGCAAGTCCCATGAGAAGTGCACCAATGAAGAAGATCACTGAAGCTAGAACAATGGTGTAACGCCTGCCAATCCAATCAGAAGCTCTTCCTGCTGttaaggaacctatcaaagcaCATAAGTTTAGGATCCCTGCAAGCACTTCTACTTGCACATCAGAgattttcaagtcttctttGATGAACAACATTGCTCCACTCATCACCCCAGTGTCTGAAATTAAGACTCTtcttgttaatatatatatatatatatatatatatatataaacataaagaaaatgaagTGAGTGATTAATGAATTACCATAGCCTAACAAAAGAGAGATCATGGAAGCAACGATAGAACAAGCACAAGCATACTTGTTCctcttctcttttcctttcaTCTCCATTGATGAACCTTGCTCAACTGGTTTCCTCATCATGACTTCCCCTTGCTTTATATAACtggaaaacaattaaattaaagtccatatatacatgcatgcatgcatgggtcAGAGGCAAGCACAAGTGGATAAGCAAAATGTCATCTAATTTGGGAAAAGAACATTGAATACTCAGTCCACTTGAGATTCGGAATAGTAGGAATGA contains:
- the LOC120250188 gene encoding probable polyol transporter 6 → MEMKGKEKRNKYACACSIVASMISLLLGYDTGVMSGAMLFIKEDLKISDVQVEVLAGILNLCALIGSLTAGRASDWIGRRYTIVLASVIFFIGALLMGLAPSYAILITGRCVAGVGVGYALMIAPVYSAEISSPSFRGFLTSMPEICISLGILLGYISNYLFAKLPLMYGWRTMLGIGAVPSLMLAVGILAMPESPRWLVMQGRLKEAQEVMLKVSNSEDEAELRFQEIKTAAGIDHESELPKRPTGEGVWKELLLRPPPPVRRILIAGIGIHFFEHATGIEPVVLYSPRIFKMAGIQSKNKLLIATIGVGVTKTLFIFVATFLIDKVGRRPLLLTSVGGMIVSLSGLGFGLTMVEHSEEKLIWALALCIACLITFVAFYSIGLGPITWVYSSEIFPMRLRAQGASLGVAVNRVMNGTTSMTFMSLYKAITIGGSFFMFSGIAVLAWFFFFFFCPETRGRSLEEMEEVFSHAWWSTPKPVKKDGHEMELTS
- the LOC120249266 gene encoding uncharacterized protein LOC120249266, whose amino-acid sequence is MSLFKLPRWVIKSIDKIMRDFLWSGPDLHHPKIRLVSWARLCRSREQGGWNILNLEVFNNALLGKWWWKIILGGRWCGGEIFRENYFGSRPTWNLYHKQYGRRSVFWNGILKVLPAFRKNISSSVKGGSSTLFWLDNWVEGRAPADIWPHLFESSRDKEGTVRDLLNMELAFPFGDFPREGSLITTFRLQNSTIKDGRHWKLSSNGMFSVKSFYQFLNDGGLHCRRTPSILKGGCTRKVNLFNWLTWDNKILTLQNLADRRCNVLHDITCVMCHAEVESADHLLTQCSMASQIWGFFCQLFGDHRRPNSLLDMWGNWRSQFNKSLISCWDLLLRAVTWNIWLERNAPIFDCACSSATSIIIKIIHLVLMWINAAPDSKKAKLEEPSGKLRRSLDFLFSHDLEQGAQSDLVPSQSEG